Part of the Musa acuminata AAA Group cultivar baxijiao chromosome BXJ2-7, Cavendish_Baxijiao_AAA, whole genome shotgun sequence genome is shown below.
aactagggcctctataaataggagggaaccaaaggcccaTTGGCTGGGGCTTCCTGGTTGTCACATACTATTCTTCACTCCCCTtcacctcctcagatagcaggtgtagatatttgggcaacgatttgaggagcgtcgtcgcaaccctactatatggatcactACTACAAAGGAGGGCACTTGAACTCCTTCATCCAATCCCATATACTTGTAGGAATTCATGGATATACATTCTCCCTAAGTAaaacactatctcacacgtggatttaagttttaTAAGTTTTTACGTACCAATATTCGCACAATGACAAACACTTTTGtagaaaatttaggatttttgttttctattcttctgttgtgcatgtgatgtcacccttagatttccctacagAACTATTTTTGCTTACATTTTCCTAACAAAAATATACTTAataaaggcaaaacatgctgccaactaTCGAACGATTCATTGAATGAAGATGTTGTAGGTGCATGATGATCGTTCGTAACAACGAGACAAAATATGCTCGAGTTAGAAAAACCTAACCCATTATAAGAGAAATTTATTACAACGAAGGCATAAGGAAAAATATACTCGAGACGTGTGAGTCAAAAAAACTCGAGCCATGTTAAGAGAAATCTACTACGatagattttttttaagaaaaaaattcataCCTACCAAGAGACTTCTAACTTGATAGGGATTGGTCCAGACGCCTCGAGAGCTTGACACCTCTCTCTCCTTCATTAGACACTTCGGACACTCTTACACTCAAGTATGATACCAAAGTGGCCATGAATATATAAACATGCTAAAATAACAAGAAATGATAATACATTTCATCAAACATTGAAATCAGGCCATACGTTCGTTCATAGTTTCATACAAGTGAACATCAACAAACACAAAAGAATCTACGTTTAAGCATGCTTCAAGATCTTATAAACACATTATTACATCCTAGAGATCTGAAGGGGAACCATAACCTCCGCAAATTCCTCCGTCATGACAAGATGGAAAAGATCTGACATACCATGCTGTACTGACAGACGCCTGCGGCAGACTTCAGCAGCAGTTATTCCGGAGGTGTAAGCACCATGAACAGACCCAGAATGATCAGCGCTTGCCGCTTCACCGGCAAAATATAAGTTGTCAACAGGAGCACAAAGTCTCTCGTACAAGTCAGCTGGCTTACCAACTAGATCACAAGAGTAGGACCCAAGAGAATCTGGATCAGTTCCCCAACGTGAAACCAGATGCTGTATCTGTTGAAATAGAACttgattaattttttatgttcaagAAATTAAAGTGCTATGTGATGAGTAAAAGCATAGAATGACCAACCGGATTGGTTGCTTCCGGTATCATTTTCTTCAGCTGTAACATCACAAAGTTGATAGCTTCTTCATCAGAAAGTTTCTCGATGTCATAGGCAAATCTTCCAGCAGCCATGTACACAAGCACGGGATGTCctgtagctttgtgaagattgagAAAATAGCCACAAGCATAAGAAGTCTGAGCCACTAAACCTAACACTTCTACATTCGGCCAGAAGACTGTGTTAAAGCGAAGAGCGATCTTATTCTCTATGCCCACGCCAATATCAGAGATTGCAGAGAGTTTCCATGCTGGAAGCCTAGGCTCAAACTCTATAAGATTAGCTTTGAGAATTCCAATAGGAACAGTGATAATAGCAGCATCAGCTACGAATGTATTTCCATCCTCCATTGTGATTATTACTCTATTGCTTCGCTGGGCAATCTTTGCTACCCTGGACAAAATGAATGCATATGAGATGGTAATCAATAAgcaggaaaaaaaaattttaactcTAAATCAGCAATTTAGTTAGGTATGGAATATTAGCTGTTGATATGGCATCAGTACATTAACTGGGCCTTCTCCGGAACTTCTCCCCTGACAAAAAGTGCCAGATAGAAAAGCCTCGATGGGCTAATGACGACCAATATAAGATAAATCTTAACTTAAATAGGAGTATTGAAGTCTGCAAGAATTAGCTTCCAAACAAATGGTTACCTGAATCATTTAGCAGATTGAAATCCACAGCTATTTGCTTCTTATATATACACATCCGTTGCaactaaaataatttatttgGAAATTGTGGGAAAAGGATAAGAAATTCATATTCTCTAGAACACCTTCAAAATGGTTTTTATTGTCACTAAAGAAATTATGGATGAAATACTGGGGGCCATGCATCAATTGAAATTTCAACGCTATGTTCAAAATATTGTTCTAATTGTTTCATGGCTGTTTGGATGATCCACAAGATTAGGCTTCATCAGTTGCTCAAGGTTTCCATGTCTAAATTTAACCAATATGTTTTTTAACAAAGGAAACTGCGtcagatgatgatgatcatggtaTGGGTCAGTGAGGGACAACTTCCGGGAAATCAAACAAAAGGCCACAGTTAAAGATTTGAAGTTCAGAAAGAGGACCTAGACATACTAATTAAATATATAACTACACCAAAGTGCTAAACATGTCAAGTGTTGACTGAATACAGAAGTCTATTTAAGAATGGAAAGTGTTACTCATTTAAGAGTCTAGTTACGTAATGTTCAATAAAACATCAAAAAATGTACTATACACGTAATGTCCCATGTACTATGAGAGTACAACTAAATTGACAATAATCATAGCAATCGCCAAGTGCAAGTGCACCAAGGTGGTCCTTATATGTGATCATTTAAGCAAGGCACATAAGTGAAACAATCAAATGACAAGACTCTCAAATGCAACAGCTTGTGTTGCCACATGGATTATATTATAGAATATTGTCAATTTCCACCTGATGGGAGGTTTATAGAAATTATTGAAGAATACCTATGATTCAGGCGAACATCAAGACCCTTTGAAAGAGCTTGTATAACAGGATAGTAACCTTGCACCATAAGACCATGACCACCAGAAAGAACATGTTCCtgcttcaagaagcaaaaatgagtAACCAGTAATGTTATTTAATTCATTCACTTGTCACCTTCAATTTctctcaacataaatttacaacaGCACAAACTAAAATAACTCCAAAATGATATACATGCAATATAATTTCAATCAGAACAAGATTTATAGCTCTGAAACAGAAAATATGATAAAACATGTCGAGATTCTATTGGAGAGGCCATCTGTTAACCTTCCTTTTCTGCAAATTCTGTCCTAGCTGAGTGGGTTGGTTAACCAAGGAGAGAAGAAATAGAAGGTAAATGTTAACCAACCTCCATGACTCATTAGCATTTGCTGTGTTAGACAACTAAACCCATTTTAACCTTTTTTTTCCCTGAGCGAACACTCTCTAGATGTCCACATCTGAAGGCACAGCACTTTTTATTAGTCCCAGTTATCCAGGACTGTGCCAATGTCGGAGTTCTAAGACTATAGCTAAAATTTATTTAGCCAAAGGGGAGCATATTTTAAGGATAATGCTAAGATATGAAATCCTTAAGTATCCCTGTAATTGACCACTTGATAAAGTATGTTGATACCTGATCCCAATTTTTCAATGATATAGTGTCGGCATCTGCTGCAAACCATGCCTCCAGTCTACATATATACCATTGCAATACTTCATATGCAAGCCCCTCCTGCCTGTAGGAGGAAACACATTAGTTGACCACTTAGTCCAAACATGGTATAACACCAGGAGAGCATATTCAGCTATGCATAATGACAAACCTTAATTGTGGATTTCTGTCCAGAACAATAGAAATAGCTTGGAGAAGAGACATGTCAGCAGTGTTTTCATCCCTTACTCTCTCTGTCTGTTGAATTTGAGAATAACCATGAAGAAGCCAAAATAGGTAAAAGtgatacaaaaaagaaaagatatgaATCATAAAAGAATACCTCTTTGAGGATCCTCTCAAATGTTTCTCCGACTCTCATTACTACCTGCTGTGGGACCTGGTTCCCATCCTTGTCAAAAAGTGCATAGCTGCATAAACCATTAACAAGATTTCATAATAATTTaggataaaaataattttcatgcttATTCACACAGGTAACTCCATATCTCCTATGCTGTCTTGAGTACAAAAGTAACTGACAATTAACAAAATGTACAGATTCATCTGAACAGCTGCACTTTAAAGGAGAGGTATAAAGTCATTTCACATGGATGTTACAGAAAACAATAGTGACTTTCTAAACCTAAAAGATTATATAACataagagagagaatgaaaaTGCAACCAtttctacagaaaaatcattctCTCATTAAtaagaatgataaatatattaaaatgaaTAATTTCACCTGAGAGTTTTTCAGCTTATTTGAACTATAATGGAACAAGCCCCCACTATGGGTTTGAATTTTCATGACTGAGATAACAGGCCATGCACAATTAACATTATTGGTTGATTGGTTCTAGAAACATTTTGGTCAGGCACTGGTGTATAATCCATAGCCAACCTACACACATCCAGCTCAAAAGACCAGACCTACCATGTTGATCTATAAAACATTCAGTAATATGAAACTCTTCTCTCAAAAAAGATAACACCAGGCCTGGTCCTTCAGACTGTCATTGCAAGAAATTCTTTTATAACCCTAAAGAGCTAGAAAGTTCCAATTTAGGAGATAGAATCTTTGTTTATTTGAGAGTGAAGGATAGGATGGCTAACTGATTAGCCAACATTTGGTTTCCAGGGTGCAAAAATATAACAGCACATCTTGCAAAGGCTAAGCTCATTTTTTTCAGCAAGTGTCAGACCATTATTCAAACCAAACTCACATAGTAAAATAAGCAATTAATAAAGCATAGACAATCAACTAAGTTATTACCAAATATGACTAGATACCTAATTAGCTATAGCGATAAATTAATAAAGCATGGATGCACTATATCAACTAAGTTATTACCAGATATGACTAAATAactaattaatataaaataacaACATGTTACACAACATGTAAATAGTTTCGAAATTGTTTGAGTTTAAGacataaatcataaattatcCAAGGGACTtctaagaatcaaaattaacgatATGCATTAGAAGATTTATATAAAGAGAGTACCTCTCCAAGTCATGGTCATACAAGACAGAGTTGTCACCACTAGTGCGATATAACCTTAGGCCTAGGCCCCGAATTAATGGGGCCAGAGAATTTTCATTGCACACACCATGTAACCTGAACAACCAAGAAGAATATAACAAACAGTGAGTCATCAGGAACAACTATCATTAAAATGTTTTCAAGCTATGATCTCACCATGATGCTCCCATGTCAACAGGACAACCAAAAGAAAAGTCAGTGTGCACCCGGCCACCAAGCCGGTTACGTGATTCCAACAGAATGACCTGAAGAAGAAAGCATTTGTAGAGTTGATCAGATAGCACTCCAATTTTTTAGCAAGACAGAATCAGATTTAACTTGAAGCAATGAAAATTAAAGCAAACTTATAATTCTGAACTGACAAAAAACAGAAGCATCAGCTACAAAACGAGTAATAGAAAGCAATGCCTTAAACGAAGCATTAGACAATGCATGGGCAGCTGCGATCCCTGAAATCCCTCCACCAATCACAATTACTGAAGGTGGAGACGGTTGTTGTCTCTCAATGTGAGAGATTAGAAGACCTGAAAAATGtgcacaataacatatcaatagaTAGAGCTACCTATCAATACAAAATGAACCAATAATATATAACTAGGAGGTATATAATATAtctatagatagagagagagagagagagagagagagagagagagcgagagagagagaaagaagttaTACAAAATAAAAATTCAATATTTATTATTAAGCAACCATATTTATTAAAAGAACAAGCACTTCAAAAATTAGTAGTCACCATGCTTTGCTCCAAGTAAACATTGCTGGTATTTTCATTTTAGGTTAAATAATTGACAGTACCAGAATATTCTATTTTCCAATTAGTTAGTTACACAACAAATCATGTTATGTCCTCTTAAACAATAAAACCTAGCATTACAGCAGAGTGGAATGACCATTTCACCATGTTATGCTATGTCAACATTCTTCAACTCATGTGCTTTTGTACAGACTGAAACAGGTGCTCAAGCAGGATCCTGCAATTCAATGCTCTTTGAGTGGATTTTCTACCAATTTTTCTGTGGTTCATCCTTTTACTTCTTTATTTTGAACTACATGGAAAGGAGTTGCGGGTTCATCCAAATCTTCCTTGAAAAAGAAATAAGAGGTTTTAAAAACCAATGGCTAGCCAATACATAATTGCCACCAAGATGGAATATGAATCCACTTTGTGAAGTGCATGATGTGGAGTTCTGGAAATAATGGTATAGGAAATACAATTAAGTTGCTCCAACATGAGAACAGTACATGCAGATCCTGGGGCATAAACCCTTCCATCTTATGGCTATAGCTGCTACTTTCTTTTCAGATTATGGGAATAATTATAATCTTCTTGATAAGTTTAATCTCCAGAATCAGGGTAACAATCCAGGAGGCCAAAATACAAAAACCGTGGACAAAATTTGTTTCTATCATagtacaaaataaaaaagaagtaaataaacaAAGAAGAGTGAGCAAACAGTAACATGCCATCTGATGTAAACTGAAAAATCAGGTCATTATATGCCATCTAATTGTCACTAACCATCTGTAAGTTAATTGTAGTCAAAACCTATGGTCTTGAATCTAATCTAAACATGACATCCTGTTCCCTTAGTCTACCTGCCGAATCATCACTTGAAGATTAGTCTTCTAAAGTCATTCCTTTCGTTTTTTTCTCTTCATAACTTCCATCTTCGTTATCTTCCGCAAAACCTTAGAATTAACATAAACGTACAACAACACCCTCTAACAAGCTAATGATGCTTTACATTCCAAACCAGCATACAATTGCAGCTAGTAAGGTCAGGACAATCGGCATATATGTTAATTTTGCAGACTTACACACCGTTTCCGCCTTACCAATATCAGAATCCCAACCCAAAGAAACCGGATCCATAAACCACAAATCGAAGAACAGACAATTCTTTCTTAAAGAAACGATAAACCGACCACCAATTATAAGGGTAATTGGTGGAAACAGAGTCAAGGAAACTCATCAAAGAAAAGCAACCGATCTCATCGAAACAGAGTCAAGGAAACTCATCAAAGAAGAATCAATACCGAAATTTTTCCGTCCGGAGAAGCCCTTCGACGCCATCCCCGGCAAAAAGACCGACCGATCTCTGCTCTCCGCTTAGGATTGTAAGAGACTCGAGGAAAGATTACACGAACGTATAGGAATCGAATGGTGGAGAACAAAGATCATGAGCCCGTCCTGGCTCTGATCGGAGATGCCGCGGAGCTTATCAAACCAGCTCATGCGTGAGGCCTTCGGGGTTCCCCAAACCGGCGACAGATCGAGGCGATCGAAACCCTAGATGGGATCGAAGCGACGAGAAACACGGAGGGCAAGAAAGCGTTCTTCCGTTTGCCTTCTTTCTCGGAAGAGGGGAAGACGCGCCTTTATATAGCGGCGGAGTCGGACAGGAACTGGTCCTTTCACAGCCGGCTAAGGATATTTAAGTCATTTGAAATACCCCCTTGCTCCGGTTAAAACCCTAAAATGCCTTTCCCATGATGCGGTTTCGTACACGAAGTAGCTCCACATCGGGGTCATTTGTGGTACACGAAGACGCGCCTTTATATAGCGGCGGAGTCGGACAGGAACTGGTCCTTTCACAGCCGGCTAAGGATATTTAAGTCATTTGAAATACCCCCTTGCTCCGGTTAAAACCCTAAAATGCCTTTCCCATGATGCGGTTTCGTACACGAAGTAGCTCCACATCGGGGTCATTTGTGGTACATAGCAAGGGCGTTTCGGTAATCCAATTCCATATGAGTTACCGTACCGTCACAAGATTCGTCTCTCCGCTTCTGTACCAAAAAGGTCGTAAgggtatatagatatatatataaagagggtAGAATAGTGAATTGGAGAGCGACATGTTGGTCCAGCGGTAGGTTTATGCATCATGGCTAGTCCATATGGATTCCATAAGAAGCTTACATGCTTCTCACgtaagaaggaagaagatggtATTTGCTACTGTGGGTGAAATGACCCACGGCCGGTGTTGGGAGACTAAAACCTTCGATTGAGATATGATGAGTTGTTGTTATCCATCCACGTCAGACGGGTATCTTTCAGGGTTCGGCAATGGTATGGAATAGCTGTAGGCAATTAATCTAAATCTAGATTGGATTCCAAACTTGATATAAAATTATTTGTGTTTACACTAAAGAAGTTAGATAGAACTTAAgtatcaagaaaaaaaattttatgaattataCCGTCTCCCCCCGCCGCCCCCACTcccccccacccaccccccccctttttttattgttatttatatCTTATTCTTCCTTTTTATGACGaacaatatattataaattatttttcttatcacTTGATATAGGTGGATTGAAACTCGATCTGTTGTCCACAATATATGATCAATATTTTAGCCTAACTCAGCAACACATGGTTGATATTTTGATTCTCAATAAATGAGTATTAACCCTCAACAACAAGTGGAATTTGAAGAAAATTTGTAATTTTTAGATTCATTAGTCACCATTAGATGAGTCATAGATTTATAATCATGCCTCCGACGCTTTTGGCTATAATTTAATTCCTTGCAACTCTTCATCCTAGGTACGctgtctaaaaataaaataataaaataaaataaaatacccCACTTTTGACACTAGATTACATTAGATTATTCATTAGATTAAATTCTTTACTATAATACATCATCTAATTTTGCTGATGACATTCTCAAGAAAAAGATGTCATGATTAAATTAGAGTTATCTTTCGGATCCAACAATCAAATTTTGCTCTAAACTATATGATTGAGCTTTCTTATTCTTTATAGATACATGGAACACAGACCAAAATTGCTGACACGCAACGTAGATATCTTTTTTGCCAAAGCTTATTGTAAGGTACACACTCATGGCATCGATGACGtgtataaattaattatttagcATGGTTGGTCAAGCGACGCAAAGTAGTGTCACATTGTCTTGGCCGAGTGTCAATCATTCATTGTCTGTTAGATTAATAGATCTCaacgataaaaagaaaaaaaaggtgacTTCCCAAGCCACATCTACCTATTTGACGTAAGCAGGATCTTGACAGACCATGTGGTTGAAGTACTTCTCTGGGGACTGGTCAAAGTTGGCATGCTAGAGTTGTTCCCTTGCAGTTTTATTGGCAGCAAATCCTAACTCAAAACTCCCATGGGTAACATGCATGATTCCTATTTCATAATATTTGGGAGAGAGATGTCTTTATCTTTCGACGAGTTTGTGGGTTCAAAGTCAATTCGGTTTGGATCACCTTTGGGATTGGTGTTGGATAGATATTTCGATGTTTAAATTGAAATGTATACAATGAATAAAAATTGGATATAAAAAGGATGATTCGAATATCCCATTCGACATAAGTAAGTCAGGTTGATTAAACGTTCGACTTATTTGGAATTGACGGTGTTCTGATACAttattttatcacatattataattaatttaaaaatatattataagtaAGCTTGAAAACAAATTAAGTAAAAAAAGCATTACGATAATAATGCATATTTCAATGCAGGAAGCTGAAACCCTCCACAACTTAGTGCAGAGCAATGTCCAGACTTTGCTGAACAGTCTTCGTCAGATGAAATGGTAGAGAGGTGGAGGACCATTTCCATGCGAAGATGAGAGAGTGTGAAGACTCAAATGACTGTCCTGTGAGAATATATTTTACTTACAAAGCAAAGCAAGGGACTGCAAGTTGCAGTACTCCCAACTCATTTTGTTAGCTCAGCAAACTGTTTCCTGTCCACAGAAAACTGTGGGTGCCAACCATACCACAGAGCTCAGCAGCATCTCACTGGCCAATGCCACTGGTGATGTGACATGCACACCTCCAATGATGCAACTCCATGTTCTCCCCTAATAATACATGCTTCCAAAAGTTAGAGTGAGTCGAAACCCTCAGATGTCTCCTCGACACCTCAATCACAAGTTTCTTCTTCTGAGGATGGGAAGCTGAGCGGTTGACGCCTCCGTCTTCCTCCATTGACACGCTCGTGCATCGCTGGTGCCTCGCTACAGAAGAATGGTGAGGGAACTCACATCATCATCTTTCTTCTCTCACATTGAACGGCCGTCAATGACAAAGCAGATGGCTGAGCTCAGTTTATTTGCTATGCTTGACTGCAAACATTGGAGCCTTGTGGCTGGCTTTGTTGAGTCTGGCTTTCTTAGGAACTCAACCAATCAACTTGATGGTGTATCATGTGATGCTCCATCTCTCTATATATGATatgttactattattattattattattattattattattattattattattaaagagaAAGGATATATATTACTTAACTAGTGGAAGACAAAAAGAGTCCTATGCATCAAAATTGCCAAACTAAACCTGACAAGATTTGGATAACTTTCTTCTAAGGATCAAGGAGTTAATGGGGGCATAGTTTTCCTTATCCAACCATGAGACAACTAAGATGGATTCTTGACTCACGAGAGACCAAGGAGGACTATCTCCTTAGATGATCAAGTTGCAAGTTAAAGTGAGGTCTTGTCTTTAATTCACATGCAAAATGTTCGATGACAGAGAGATTACGATGACCAAACCAATTGCAGCTACCTCATTTTGACACGCCTTAGTGGATTTGAAACCATATAATGGTTTTAGTTCTTGTAGTAGCATTTAATTAGATAATCTAGAAGAACAATCCATCACACATATAGTCATAAATAAATTATAGAATAGCCAACTATGATCAAGTAGTACCGCTTAACCCACTTTTGAGTTGCTCTATTAGATATTTCATCCTTAATCTCCTCCTAAACTTAATTTCATATGTATGTTAATAATTGCTTAATTATATATAAGATTGATATGGTTGTATGTCTGGTACTTCTCCTCACCTATGCCAAGTTATTGTGGTTTCTTGTCAGGCAACAAGATCATTTGGCCTGGGTAATTATTGTTCGTTTTCTCAAAGGAACACATCATCATTTTTTGAAATGAACAAATCATTAGATCTTCAAGGGACACAAATCAACTTCAAAATTCAAGAGAGGTTTCGTTTAGATCTTAACTAGGAGATCTCACATCATCATCATTGCTCATTTTCCATCACATTCTATGTTTGAGTCCTTAATATCTCTCACGACATCCTATGTTCaactttaatattttatatttttatttagtcCCATGTAAAAGCGTTCGATTAGTGTACTATTTGATTTCGAGAGATTTTCTCGATtgtatagcagatgagatttcctcaactgcatgaggaaatctcgcTGCTCAATTGAGGAAATCCTCTCCTTCATCGTATATAAATAGGTACCTTATGATATTAATTGAAATGAGCTTGTTTCTACCATTTCATTCTTCGCTTCTTCATAGTATTACAGTAGAAATTGTGAGGAGTCATCGCTGTATTGTAGCACCCCCATTGAGTCAACGCCGAGAAAATTTCCTGCTGTCTGACATCACATCTGATAGGGGGGTCACCATAGAGTCAACGGGGACACGGACTGTGACGCCAGCCATCCCATGGTTGGACAATCGAAGTGACTCCCCTCAGGGAGTAATGGCGACGCGACATGCCACGATGCCATCCGCGCGTGGCCCGCACCCTGCCCGAGTGAACGGCCATTAACACTGACCCGACGTCGCCAACGTCACCCCCTCTCAGCCAGCGGCTCCGTCGCCCATACCCTGCACGTTCACCCAAACGCAGAAGGCGATGACCGAggccgcccataccctgcgacaggATGGTCCACCACGCGACCCTAATGGCGATGTCAAATCCAGCCAGAGGCACGACCCTGCTCTGACAGGCAGGAACATCAGGTAGTATCAGACCCAAACTATAAATAGTCCAGAGCCCTAAAGGTAATGGGGAGGGGGACAACAGCACGAGTTCTACACACAGAAATCCTCTTCTCGTCCACTAATtagaccgtcggaggggtcgggccgaagatACGGTTCGACCTTTGTGCAAGTACATAGCGACCGCGTTACCGGGACGCTGCAACTAGGCATCTCCGAAGACCATGCCCCGATCGGGTTACCGCGAGCGCTTCCCCAAAGACGTCAAGAAGCTCTACCTGTGATCCTCGGCATCCGGACCCCTgaaccgagccgtaccgccccgaggtcacggcttaaacaggtgcagaccgcatcagattggcgctagaaggagggcccgaatgtcgagcgatCCTCATGCCGACTCCGTCGGACCCGTCACCCACGGAGAAAGAGAAATGCCGACGTCAACGCCGGATCGTTATTGGCGCCTGTTCAACGACTTAGGGATGCCACCCCCATTAACCGCGGTCGACCCCCCGGCCGTACCACCCGAGGCGTTTTTCGCCCTCGCTAAGCAAGTACAGGGAATAGCAGAGATAATGCAGACCGTTGTCCCACTTATTTCCGAAATCAGGCGACTGACAGACGCCTCCGCCGACCCAACCCAACAAAGGCCGAGCACGGGACAGGATGCAACCGGTGAAACCCGAGATGGGGCCGTTCACCACGAGAGTTCGCCCGCACGCGTTTCTCCCGCACCCTCCCGAGCCGCGCGACGTCGCCCTGAGCCTGACTCCGTATCATCCGACTCGGTGGACAGCTTCATTAAGGTACAATTCTCCCAAGTCAACCGCCGCCTGGATGAATTCCGACGTGAGCTCCAGAAGTCACGGGACGAATCAAACGAGGGCACCTCGGGTGGATCCCCTTTTGTTCAGGAAATACAAGAGAAACCTGTTCCCCTCAACTTCAGGGTGCCGGCCCTAGAAACATACGACGGCGGCTCCGACCCAGCGGAGCATGTCGCCGCGTTCAggactcagatggccctctacggcACGTCCGACGCACTAATGTGCCATAcattcccgaccaccttcagAGGACCAGCACGCGCATGGTTTAGCCAACTGCGCCAATCCTCAATCACATCTTTCGACCAGTTCGCCAAGGAGTTCGAACAAAGCTTCCTTACCAGCGCGCGGCCTTAGCCTCCCATAGCCGCCCTGCTGGCGCTATCGCAGCACGAAGAGGAGACGCTCGCACAGTTTGTAACATGCTTCGCCGCGGAGATCCGCGGGTATCCGGATACTCACCCTTCTTTGATCATGCAGGCGTTCCTGACGGGGCTGAAACCctcgaggttcttctggtcactaAT
Proteins encoded:
- the LOC135617498 gene encoding polyamine oxidase 5-like is translated as MASKGFSGRKNFGLLISHIERQQPSPPSVIVIGGGISGIAAAHALSNASFKVILLESRNRLGGRVHTDFSFGCPVDMGASWLHGVCNENSLAPLIRGLGLRLYRTSGDNSVLYDHDLESYALFDKDGNQVPQQVVMRVGETFERILKETERVRDENTADMSLLQAISIVLDRNPQLRQEGLAYEVLQWYICRLEAWFAADADTISLKNWDQEHVLSGGHGLMVQGYYPVIQALSKGLDVRLNHRVAKIAQRSNRVIITMEDGNTFVADAAIITVPIGILKANLIEFEPRLPAWKLSAISDIGVGIENKIALRFNTVFWPNVEVLGLVAQTSYACGYFLNLHKATGHPVLVYMAAGRFAYDIEKLSDEEAINFVMLQLKKMIPEATNPIQHLVSRWGTDPDSLGSYSCDLVGKPADLYERLCAPVDNLYFAGEAASADHSGSVHGAYTSGITAAEVCRRRLSVQHGMSDLFHLVMTEEFAEVMVPLQISRM